The Opitutaceae bacterium genome has a window encoding:
- the proB gene encoding glutamate 5-kinase, giving the protein MIPGSSPPKRLVVKLGTGILTSGPGQIDRDCIADVCRQVADLRSRGIEILVVTSGAVGLGMGILGRRQRPRTVSKLQACAAVGQSKLMQTWQDGFEPHGIIAAQVLLTHDDLRLRKRYLAVQGTLEHLITSGVVPVINENDAVSSEEIRVGDNDQLSAMVASITGSSLLIILSTAPGLIDRKGSGRIIPVIENITPEIEAMAGGTTSATAVGGMVTKIEAARLAGKAGCNLVIAHGHEKDVLLRAVLEGQIGTVFVASSLPMESKKRWLAFFQRPQGTIHVDDGARTALVTQGRSLLASGVRGSTGDFAARDIVNLTGPDNVIFGRGQACFSSREIQTIMGKTTQDLRGQFPGRTRLEVIHRNSLVVL; this is encoded by the coding sequence ATGATCCCCGGAAGTTCTCCGCCCAAACGCCTGGTCGTCAAACTTGGAACGGGCATCCTCACCTCCGGTCCCGGACAGATTGACCGGGACTGTATCGCCGATGTCTGCCGACAGGTTGCCGATCTGCGCAGCCGCGGCATCGAGATCCTCGTCGTCACCTCCGGCGCCGTTGGCCTGGGGATGGGCATCCTCGGACGCAGGCAGCGCCCCCGGACCGTCTCCAAACTTCAGGCCTGTGCAGCCGTCGGCCAGAGCAAGCTCATGCAGACCTGGCAGGACGGATTCGAGCCCCACGGGATCATCGCCGCCCAGGTTCTCCTGACCCACGATGATCTCCGCCTGCGCAAGCGATACCTCGCCGTCCAAGGCACTCTCGAGCACCTGATTACGAGCGGCGTCGTCCCCGTCATCAACGAGAATGACGCGGTCAGCAGCGAAGAGATCCGGGTCGGCGACAACGATCAGCTCTCCGCCATGGTCGCCAGCATCACCGGGTCGTCGCTCCTGATCATCCTCTCGACCGCCCCCGGCCTGATCGATCGGAAAGGCAGCGGCAGGATCATACCGGTCATCGAGAACATCACCCCGGAAATCGAGGCGATGGCCGGTGGCACCACCAGCGCCACCGCCGTGGGCGGCATGGTCACCAAGATCGAGGCCGCCCGCCTCGCGGGCAAGGCCGGCTGCAACCTGGTCATCGCCCACGGCCACGAAAAGGACGTCCTCCTGCGGGCGGTTCTCGAAGGACAGATCGGCACCGTCTTTGTCGCCTCGAGCCTCCCGATGGAATCCAAGAAGCGCTGGCTCGCGTTCTTCCAACGGCCCCAGGGCACCATCCACGTCGACGACGGGGCCCGGACCGCCCTCGTAACCCAGGGTCGAAGCCTCCTCGCCTCGGGCGTCCGCGGAAGCACCGGCGACTTCGCCGCCCGTGACATCGTCAACCTGACCGGCCCGGACAACGTCATCTTCGGTCGGGGTCAGGCCTGTTTTTCCAGTCGCGAGATCCAGACGATCATGGGCAAGACTACCCAGGATCTGCGTGGCCAATTCCCCGGCCGGACCCGCCTCGAAGTCATCCATCGCAACTCTCTCGTCGTCCTCTGA
- the hflX gene encoding GTPase HflX: MISAQEIQKKATRAFLVGIHHQKMSVKESADLLDELRDLVENLDIAVVGNTLVNLRSPNPALYVGSGKAESILEQARAVEADVLVFDEDLSPVQQRNWEAESKMCVIDRQEVILDIFASRAHTREAILQVALARMEYSLPRLTRAWTHLSRQRGGGTGARGQGETQLESDRRLVNNRITHLRKELKEVVQHRQTQRKRRVRIPVPTGSIVGYTNAGKSSLLNALTGASVQAENKLFATLDPTTRQLDLPGSQSVLLTDTVGFIRRLPHRLVEAFKATLEEVVVADFLIHVMDVTSPDMDKHAATTRRVLAEIDADQKRTITVLNKIDLCEPADLDAIRSHHPDAICVSAVTGKGLDILINRIADLLNEKASIYELLIPHDRYDVISRIHEVGGITNQDTRDDGVYIKGNFPESMAGLIEGFRL, from the coding sequence ATGATCAGCGCCCAGGAAATACAAAAAAAAGCAACTCGAGCCTTTCTGGTGGGAATCCACCACCAGAAGATGTCGGTGAAGGAATCCGCCGATCTCCTCGATGAACTAAGGGACCTGGTCGAAAACCTCGATATCGCCGTTGTCGGCAACACGCTGGTCAATCTGCGCTCCCCCAATCCCGCCCTCTACGTCGGAAGCGGCAAAGCCGAGAGCATCCTCGAACAGGCCCGCGCGGTCGAGGCCGACGTCCTGGTTTTTGACGAGGATCTCAGCCCGGTCCAGCAACGCAATTGGGAAGCTGAATCGAAGATGTGCGTGATCGACCGCCAGGAGGTCATCCTCGATATCTTCGCCAGCCGGGCCCATACGCGGGAAGCCATCCTCCAGGTGGCCCTTGCCCGGATGGAGTATTCCCTGCCCCGCCTGACCCGTGCCTGGACCCACCTCAGCCGCCAACGCGGCGGCGGCACCGGAGCACGCGGCCAGGGCGAAACTCAGCTGGAGTCCGACCGACGCCTGGTCAACAACCGCATCACCCATCTGCGCAAGGAACTGAAGGAGGTCGTTCAGCATCGGCAGACCCAGCGAAAACGCCGGGTCCGGATCCCGGTGCCGACCGGATCGATCGTCGGCTACACCAATGCCGGGAAATCATCGCTGCTGAACGCGCTGACCGGTGCCAGTGTCCAGGCGGAGAACAAGCTCTTCGCCACCCTTGACCCGACGACCCGCCAGCTCGATCTGCCCGGCAGCCAGTCCGTCCTCCTGACCGATACGGTAGGATTCATCCGACGCCTGCCCCACCGCCTGGTCGAGGCGTTCAAGGCCACCCTTGAGGAAGTCGTGGTTGCCGATTTCCTCATCCACGTCATGGACGTGACCAGCCCCGACATGGACAAGCATGCCGCCACCACCCGGCGGGTGCTGGCCGAGATCGATGCCGATCAGAAACGCACCATCACCGTGCTCAACAAGATCGACCTCTGCGAGCCGGCCGACCTCGACGCCATCCGCTCCCACCACCCGGACGCCATCTGCGTCAGCGCGGTCACCGGGAAAGGTCTCGACATCCTGATCAACCGGATCGCCGACCTGCTCAACGAGAAAGCCTCCATCTACGAACTGCTCATTCCCCACGACCGGTACGACGTGATCTCGCGCATCCATGAAGTCGGTGGTATCACCAATCAGGATACACGTGACGACGGCGTCTACATCAAGGGCAATTTCCCCGAATCGATGGCCGGCCTGATCGAGGGATTCCGGCTCTGA
- a CDS encoding response regulator transcription factor, protein MSGAEAAAARNAFSSVLIVEDYPLVREGIVALLNQGRGYVVCGEADDAESALRMVEEHRPDIVCLDLRLGDVDGFDLIRQMRAIHPSSRILVISMYGEDMYAERSLAAGAVGYIMKSEPPERILEALDEIRKGRVFVSRRISSQVLNRIKNPGRDPVRGIKVLTDRELQIFQLIGLGYQTRQIAQRLGIGVKTVETHRENIKTKLGLDHAVALVREATVWVRQRQ, encoded by the coding sequence ATGAGCGGTGCCGAGGCAGCGGCGGCGCGCAACGCGTTCAGCTCGGTTCTCATTGTTGAGGACTATCCGCTGGTTCGCGAAGGGATCGTGGCGCTCCTCAACCAGGGGCGCGGGTATGTGGTTTGCGGCGAGGCCGACGATGCCGAGTCCGCCCTCCGGATGGTGGAGGAACATCGTCCGGATATTGTCTGCCTCGATCTCCGCCTGGGTGATGTCGACGGATTCGACCTGATTCGGCAGATGCGGGCGATTCACCCCTCCAGCCGCATTCTGGTCATTTCTATGTATGGCGAGGACATGTATGCAGAGCGTTCCTTGGCGGCGGGTGCGGTCGGCTACATCATGAAGTCGGAGCCGCCCGAGCGGATTCTCGAGGCCCTGGACGAAATCAGGAAGGGTCGTGTTTTTGTCAGTCGGCGGATTTCGTCGCAGGTCCTGAACCGGATCAAGAATCCGGGTCGCGATCCGGTTCGAGGAATCAAGGTCCTGACCGACCGGGAACTGCAGATTTTTCAGCTGATCGGATTGGGCTACCAGACGCGCCAGATCGCCCAGCGTCTGGGCATCGGGGTGAAGACGGTCGAAACCCACCGGGAAAACATCAAGACGAAGCTGGGTCTGGATCACGCGGTGGCCCTGGTTCGGGAAGCGACTGTCTGGGTGCGCCAGCGGCAATAA
- a CDS encoding ATP-binding protein yields MEAYNLDDLSWALQQDYILFLSVLGWMLGGLVAWGNATSDDASPEMPWRLLAIFCMTRAFDGILGIALLFGSSGWFELAKQFFLVLGYTTLFELARTIFNAVHHRRVPVFTSVTFGLAFLAGVYAAGQAAVFVFAGFGTAAGVWAGFSFFGRRRSSTRVLGWTAIVLFLLGPSELLSEAGLQVFFQLPINDSPISFLGLPSAVLGNLLAWIMALGLWMGVVLARRYVSKPLTGFALTSVALWLFPTALIVILLGGYYLLNWNAERVQRSVQTFYLYRVQTAALSINPEDVSELTFTESDRESDVYHRLQRQLAAIRDVSEDVRFVYLWTVREGMLVYPVDSGDGGARPESRSAFVRRRASVNDEEAYLRDYSYFMGPFQDRIGTLVVANGPIPHVDGSGTLCWLGMDINADNWFSSYANARVQTIAIVGLFSALVVFFLAYQMLRESEGDLVVAKERAEAADRAKSEFVAVMSHEIRTPLQSVLGYAELLARSQLTPSETGYLDAIRSQGRTLLRIVQDILDFSALRKTSYTLKSEPVHLRKIIELTFNTARPLADKKGLDYRLDIHPSVPAVVDGDGVRLQQILLNLLGNAVKFTPSGSITLDVTQLTVNRTVKPAIAMIEMRVTDTGIGIRREDKLRMFEPFTQLGLSQHVPREGAGLGLAIVKRLCELMGGSIDLESEPGAGSRFRIVIPMPVIAEEADPSGRGGSTLPVEMDEATVNLAAMVPLRILVADDNPFIRNLLVEYLKQLGYSPLALSTGGEAVRNWKGHDLLILDLRMPEMDGVEATARIRAESGDRERPWIIGVSATLQEPEIEKAMEAGMNDFLGKPFFVSSLQEAIQASPVFNPDAGSSRKYDPNDAGDEPVKPGDPLGDEDEPPPASSWQPPANNGGIYSFGVLDPALVQQAVDEIPTLFDEMKEGLEANDLERVRDRAHYLKNTIFALKMDELFEPCRQVHDLAGAGRVNEAGKALGLLRATFEEWKTKQG; encoded by the coding sequence GTGGAAGCTTACAATCTAGACGATCTCAGTTGGGCTCTGCAGCAGGACTATATCCTCTTCCTGTCGGTGCTGGGCTGGATGCTTGGAGGACTCGTCGCCTGGGGCAATGCGACGTCGGATGATGCTTCTCCGGAGATGCCCTGGCGGCTCCTCGCCATCTTCTGCATGACGCGTGCTTTTGATGGCATATTGGGGATTGCTCTGCTTTTCGGGTCGAGTGGCTGGTTCGAACTGGCCAAACAATTCTTCCTCGTTCTGGGTTACACCACGCTCTTTGAGCTGGCCCGGACGATCTTCAACGCTGTCCATCATCGAAGGGTCCCGGTCTTCACCTCGGTCACCTTTGGGCTCGCGTTTCTGGCCGGAGTCTATGCCGCCGGCCAGGCTGCAGTGTTTGTTTTTGCCGGGTTTGGAACGGCGGCGGGAGTCTGGGCCGGGTTCAGTTTCTTCGGTCGCCGCCGCAGCAGTACGCGGGTGCTGGGTTGGACGGCGATTGTCCTCTTCCTCCTGGGTCCGTCCGAATTGCTGTCGGAGGCGGGTCTCCAGGTGTTTTTCCAGCTTCCGATCAACGACAGCCCGATCAGTTTCCTGGGTTTGCCGAGCGCGGTTCTGGGCAACCTCCTGGCGTGGATCATGGCTCTGGGACTGTGGATGGGAGTGGTTCTGGCACGGCGCTATGTGTCGAAACCCCTGACCGGATTCGCCCTGACCTCGGTCGCCCTCTGGCTCTTTCCGACGGCCCTGATCGTGATCCTGCTCGGCGGCTATTACCTCCTGAACTGGAATGCGGAGCGCGTTCAGCGGTCGGTGCAGACTTTTTATCTTTACCGGGTCCAGACCGCCGCTCTCTCCATCAATCCGGAGGACGTTTCCGAGCTGACGTTCACCGAATCCGATCGGGAATCCGATGTTTACCATCGGCTCCAGCGCCAGCTTGCCGCGATTCGCGATGTCAGTGAGGATGTCCGCTTCGTCTATCTCTGGACGGTCCGCGAGGGCATGCTGGTCTACCCGGTCGACAGTGGAGATGGTGGGGCCCGTCCGGAAAGCCGGTCGGCCTTTGTCCGGCGACGGGCGAGCGTCAACGACGAAGAAGCCTATCTCAGGGACTACTCTTATTTCATGGGTCCGTTCCAGGATCGGATCGGCACGCTGGTGGTCGCCAACGGCCCCATCCCGCATGTCGACGGTAGCGGAACCCTCTGCTGGCTGGGCATGGATATCAATGCCGACAACTGGTTCTCTTCCTATGCCAATGCCCGGGTTCAGACCATTGCGATTGTCGGACTCTTCTCGGCCCTGGTGGTCTTCTTCCTGGCCTACCAGATGTTGCGTGAGTCGGAGGGCGATCTGGTGGTGGCGAAGGAGCGGGCGGAAGCGGCGGACCGGGCCAAGAGCGAGTTTGTGGCGGTCATGAGTCATGAGATCCGCACACCGCTTCAGAGTGTTCTCGGGTATGCCGAATTGCTCGCGCGGAGCCAATTGACGCCCTCGGAGACCGGTTATCTCGACGCGATCCGTTCCCAGGGCCGGACGCTCCTGAGGATCGTCCAGGATATTCTCGATTTCAGTGCGCTGCGCAAAACCAGCTACACCCTGAAAAGTGAACCGGTCCACCTGCGCAAGATCATCGAACTGACCTTCAATACGGCCCGGCCGTTGGCCGACAAGAAGGGACTCGACTACCGTCTGGATATCCATCCATCGGTTCCGGCCGTGGTCGACGGAGACGGAGTAAGGCTGCAGCAAATCCTGCTCAATCTTCTCGGAAATGCGGTCAAGTTCACGCCTTCGGGCAGCATCACGCTCGACGTCACCCAGCTCACGGTCAACCGGACGGTGAAGCCCGCGATAGCGATGATCGAGATGAGGGTGACGGATACCGGGATCGGAATCCGTCGCGAGGACAAGCTCCGGATGTTTGAGCCCTTCACCCAGTTGGGATTGTCCCAGCACGTGCCGCGCGAAGGAGCCGGCCTTGGCCTGGCCATCGTCAAGCGGCTCTGTGAGCTGATGGGAGGATCGATTGATCTTGAGAGCGAGCCGGGCGCGGGGTCCCGTTTCCGGATCGTGATTCCGATGCCGGTCATTGCGGAGGAGGCCGACCCATCCGGGCGCGGTGGGTCGACCCTCCCCGTCGAAATGGACGAGGCGACCGTCAATCTCGCGGCCATGGTGCCCTTGCGGATCCTCGTGGCGGATGACAATCCTTTCATCCGCAACCTCCTGGTCGAATACCTGAAGCAACTGGGGTATTCGCCGCTTGCCCTGTCGACGGGCGGTGAAGCGGTGCGCAACTGGAAAGGACACGATCTCCTGATACTCGATCTGAGAATGCCGGAGATGGATGGCGTGGAGGCGACGGCGCGGATTCGTGCGGAGTCCGGTGATCGTGAACGGCCGTGGATAATCGGCGTTTCGGCCACGCTCCAGGAGCCGGAGATCGAGAAGGCGATGGAGGCGGGGATGAATGATTTCCTGGGCAAACCCTTCTTTGTCTCAAGCCTGCAGGAAGCGATCCAGGCAAGCCCGGTCTTCAATCCGGATGCCGGATCCAGTAGAAAATACGATCCGAATGATGCCGGTGACGAACCGGTTAAGCCCGGGGATCCGTTGGGAGATGAGGATGAGCCGCCGCCGGCATCCTCGTGGCAGCCGCCGGCAAACAACGGGGGCATCTACTCGTTCGGGGTCCTTGACCCGGCCTTGGTGCAACAGGCGGTAGACGAGATTCCGACTTTGTTTGACGAGATGAAGGAGGGCCTGGAGGCGAACGATCTGGAAAGGGTCCGGGATCGGGCCCATTACCTGAAGAACACCATCTTTGCCCTGAAGATGGACGAATTGTTCGAACCCTGTCGGCAGGTTCATGATCTGGCCGGTGCCGGCCGCGTGAACGAAGCGGGCAAGGCGCTCGGCCTGCTGCGGGCGACCTTCGAGGAATGGAAGACGAAGCAGGGATAG
- a CDS encoding ATP-binding protein, whose translation MLTTPLEIETGILAGIRQDYLLFLAVIGSVHFVLMAIGTTFSSWGENTGRRLFLGLAVAGSCLALMVFVQLTAFVWILDSPALTLACDLLRFLAAAGLLWSGCALSPRFTWGCAAGALAAIGLLAAGLAAVFGLYGVALATGIGIFGASVGLVVHILRFQTGGRLPAGTVLPLCIATGMFALVGFDVLFREQTSWAVVNPWLIVPAIAPWAAGMALWIFNDGVRPIARLREIPIPRRLFSLWFFSAVQALILLFGWGATEILSRPALRHSLQHLDLHVRASASAINPNVLGAFLERGVGHDPRTAESLQRSLDSIRDQNAGVEAAYLWRMESNGRAVARKSQGEDHESLDLPKSPTATELKGILDQVPFVVMTRIAGGGERFIASAPIFSQFPDRVVGWISLLVNPDDFVKMIAASRAGLTAVVGLISLLGTGVFALFVRGQIENDLRIGIEKAEVADRAKSEFLAIMSHEIRTPLQSVLGYTDLVIDTPLDDSQRHQIQLIRSQGRTLMRIVQDILDFSAMRRGSFSLQLKTVLLRKLVEEVVGTVSPMADRKGLRFDFSIADDLPAQVLSDGVRLRQVLYNIISNAIKYTPRGRVTFDVRPDPLEAASAERSEGRVVVLFRVTDTGLGIPDHVKGRLFEAFFRAGSNFAEDEGGAGLGLAIVRRLCELMEASISVESEVGKGTTVEIHAPFEVTLADTSAMESIIPPLDGEEGMAPPVLAWELPMSILLVEDNTFIQGLFAEYLRKIGYQADIADNGRDAVAACLQTQYDLILMDLKLPEMSGPEAVREIRRISGDGEHPWIIGLSASTRDEDINEAMNAGMNDFLAKPIDLRGLVETILFSPLGRGIAEERDFLSRNPVLDESVDDWTTVAGAPNRERAFTLFVLETPALLEEMRQAHAAGDLAKVRNRAHYIKNSGLYLKERVLTDLCEAICADADSDRSREVGIGLDALEELVVAMITAEAMG comes from the coding sequence ATGCTGACCACGCCGCTTGAGATCGAGACAGGCATCCTGGCGGGTATCCGTCAGGATTACCTGCTGTTTCTTGCAGTGATCGGGTCGGTGCATTTCGTGCTGATGGCGATCGGCACGACCTTCAGCAGTTGGGGGGAGAACACGGGGCGGCGCCTCTTCCTTGGTCTGGCGGTGGCCGGTTCCTGTCTCGCCCTGATGGTGTTTGTCCAGCTGACCGCCTTTGTCTGGATTCTCGATTCACCCGCACTTACCCTGGCCTGTGACCTGCTGCGCTTTCTTGCGGCAGCGGGTTTGCTCTGGTCGGGGTGCGCCCTTTCGCCCCGCTTCACCTGGGGCTGCGCGGCGGGGGCCCTTGCTGCGATCGGATTGCTGGCGGCGGGCCTGGCGGCGGTTTTCGGTCTGTATGGAGTGGCCCTGGCCACGGGTATCGGGATTTTTGGCGCATCTGTAGGGCTGGTCGTTCATATCCTCCGTTTTCAGACAGGGGGGAGACTCCCCGCCGGGACTGTCCTGCCCCTGTGCATCGCGACCGGTATGTTTGCTCTGGTCGGGTTTGATGTCCTCTTTCGAGAACAGACTTCATGGGCGGTCGTCAACCCCTGGCTGATCGTTCCGGCCATAGCCCCTTGGGCGGCCGGAATGGCTCTCTGGATATTCAATGACGGGGTTCGGCCGATTGCCCGCCTGCGTGAGATCCCGATTCCGCGCCGACTCTTTTCCCTCTGGTTTTTCTCGGCGGTCCAGGCGCTCATCCTGCTGTTTGGATGGGGGGCCACCGAGATCCTGAGCCGGCCGGCGCTCCGTCATTCGCTCCAGCATCTGGATCTTCATGTCCGGGCGTCGGCCTCCGCGATCAATCCGAACGTTCTCGGAGCCTTTCTTGAGCGCGGAGTGGGGCATGATCCGAGGACGGCTGAATCGCTTCAACGATCCCTGGATTCCATCCGTGATCAGAACGCTGGAGTGGAGGCGGCCTATCTCTGGCGGATGGAATCGAATGGCCGGGCGGTGGCCCGGAAATCGCAGGGGGAGGACCATGAATCTCTTGACCTCCCGAAAAGCCCGACGGCAACCGAACTGAAGGGGATACTCGATCAGGTCCCGTTTGTGGTCATGACCCGGATCGCGGGAGGCGGTGAGCGCTTTATCGCGAGCGCGCCGATCTTCTCGCAATTTCCGGACCGGGTGGTCGGATGGATCAGTCTGTTGGTGAATCCCGACGATTTCGTGAAGATGATTGCGGCCTCCCGGGCCGGATTGACGGCGGTCGTCGGATTGATCTCGCTGTTGGGTACGGGCGTCTTCGCGCTTTTCGTGCGCGGCCAGATCGAGAATGATCTGAGGATTGGAATCGAGAAGGCGGAAGTGGCCGACCGGGCCAAGTCCGAGTTTCTCGCCATCATGAGTCATGAGATCCGGACGCCGCTGCAGAGCGTCCTCGGCTATACCGACCTGGTCATCGATACGCCCCTCGATGATTCCCAAAGACACCAGATTCAGCTGATTCGAAGCCAGGGCCGCACCCTGATGCGAATCGTCCAGGATATCCTGGATTTCAGTGCGATGAGGCGGGGAAGTTTTTCCCTTCAGCTGAAAACGGTTCTGCTCAGGAAACTGGTCGAGGAGGTGGTGGGCACGGTCAGTCCCATGGCCGACCGCAAAGGCCTCCGGTTTGATTTCTCGATCGCGGATGATCTGCCTGCCCAGGTGCTGTCGGACGGTGTCCGCCTCAGGCAGGTTCTCTACAACATCATCAGCAACGCGATCAAATACACTCCACGTGGGCGGGTGACGTTCGATGTGCGTCCGGATCCCTTGGAGGCGGCATCGGCGGAGAGGTCCGAAGGTCGGGTTGTTGTCCTGTTTCGCGTGACGGATACGGGCCTCGGTATTCCGGACCACGTCAAGGGTCGTCTCTTTGAGGCGTTCTTTCGAGCGGGTTCCAATTTCGCCGAAGACGAAGGTGGAGCGGGCCTTGGCCTGGCGATTGTCCGGCGTTTGTGCGAATTGATGGAGGCATCGATTTCCGTCGAGAGCGAGGTCGGGAAAGGAACGACCGTCGAAATCCATGCGCCCTTTGAAGTGACCCTGGCGGATACGTCTGCCATGGAATCGATAATTCCGCCCCTGGATGGGGAAGAAGGGATGGCGCCGCCCGTTTTGGCCTGGGAACTGCCGATGTCCATCCTGTTGGTCGAGGACAACACCTTCATTCAGGGTCTTTTCGCGGAATACCTGAGGAAGATCGGTTACCAGGCCGATATTGCGGACAACGGTCGGGACGCGGTCGCCGCCTGCCTCCAGACCCAGTATGATCTGATCCTGATGGATCTGAAGCTGCCGGAGATGTCGGGGCCGGAGGCGGTCAGGGAAATCCGGCGGATTTCCGGGGACGGCGAGCATCCCTGGATTATCGGTTTGTCCGCGAGTACCCGGGACGAGGACATCAATGAAGCCATGAATGCCGGGATGAACGATTTTCTGGCCAAGCCGATTGATCTGCGAGGGCTGGTCGAGACGATCCTCTTCAGCCCCCTCGGCAGAGGAATCGCGGAAGAGCGGGATTTCCTATCCCGGAACCCGGTGCTGGATGAGTCGGTGGACGATTGGACGACGGTCGCGGGTGCGCCGAATCGTGAGCGTGCGTTTACCCTGTTTGTCCTGGAGACACCGGCTCTGCTGGAGGAAATGCGGCAAGCCCATGCGGCCGGTGACCTCGCCAAGGTTCGAAATCGTGCACACTACATCAAGAACAGCGGCCTCTACCTGAAGGAAAGGGTTCTGACGGACCTTTGTGAGGCCATCTGTGCGGATGCTGACAGTGACCGCAGCCGTGAGGTCGGCATTGGATTGGATGCGCTGGAAGAACTGGTGGTGGCCATGATCACGGCCGAAGCCATGGGTTAG
- the frr gene encoding ribosome recycling factor produces the protein MNEHPLITDTVEKMKKAMDHTLQEFTGIHTGKASPSMVETIMVDAYGSPMRLKEVAAITTPDARLIQVQPWDKSLVRAIEKAIQLANIGINPAVDGTIIRLPLPDLSGERRQELAKVAHRLAEEGRVSVRHARREGMEALKKSQKSGEISEDDFKRYEKEVQHQTDLFIKEIGEHLNHKEKELLTV, from the coding sequence ATGAATGAGCATCCTCTGATTACGGATACCGTGGAGAAAATGAAGAAGGCGATGGACCATACCCTTCAGGAATTCACCGGCATTCACACCGGAAAGGCGTCCCCTTCCATGGTGGAGACCATCATGGTCGACGCCTACGGAAGCCCGATGCGCCTGAAGGAGGTCGCCGCCATCACCACCCCCGACGCCCGCCTGATTCAGGTCCAACCGTGGGACAAATCCCTCGTCCGGGCCATCGAGAAAGCCATTCAGCTGGCCAATATCGGCATCAACCCCGCGGTCGACGGCACCATCATCCGCCTGCCCCTTCCCGACCTGAGCGGCGAACGCCGTCAGGAACTGGCCAAGGTCGCTCACCGTCTGGCCGAGGAGGGTCGGGTCAGCGTGCGCCACGCCCGTCGTGAAGGGATGGAAGCCCTCAAAAAAAGCCAGAAGAGCGGCGAAATCTCCGAAGACGATTTCAAGCGGTACGAAAAGGAGGTCCAGCATCAGACCGACCTCTTCATCAAGGAGATCGGCGAACACCTCAACCACAAGGAAAAGGAACTGCTCACTGTCTAG
- the pyrH gene encoding UMP kinase has product MESTPEAPAQISYKRIILKLSGEVLRNSENGDPIDWTTLEQICHQIKEIHELGVQVGIVIGGGNIFRGISGEKRGVDRTTGDYMGMLATVINGLAFMECLEKMGVLTRVQSSIPMDQVAEPFILRRAVRHLEKGRVVIFVAGTGNPYFSTDTAAALRASEIGAQILMKATKVDGVYDRDPVKFPDAVRYDKLSFIDALKQRLNILDSTAFSLCLDNAIPILVFDLKGEHSIRRAVTGEDIGTLVS; this is encoded by the coding sequence ATGGAGTCGACACCGGAAGCGCCCGCCCAGATCAGCTACAAACGCATCATCCTCAAGCTCAGCGGCGAGGTCCTCCGCAACAGCGAGAACGGCGATCCGATCGACTGGACCACCCTCGAACAGATCTGCCATCAGATCAAGGAGATCCACGAGCTCGGGGTTCAGGTGGGCATCGTCATCGGGGGCGGCAATATCTTCCGCGGAATCAGCGGGGAAAAACGAGGCGTCGACCGGACGACCGGCGATTACATGGGCATGCTGGCCACCGTCATCAACGGACTCGCCTTCATGGAATGCCTTGAGAAAATGGGCGTCCTGACCCGTGTCCAAAGCTCCATCCCCATGGACCAGGTGGCGGAACCCTTCATCCTGCGCCGCGCGGTCCGACATCTGGAGAAGGGCCGCGTCGTCATTTTTGTCGCCGGCACCGGGAACCCCTACTTCTCCACCGACACCGCGGCCGCACTGCGGGCCAGCGAAATCGGCGCGCAGATCCTGATGAAGGCGACCAAAGTCGATGGGGTTTACGACCGTGATCCAGTCAAGTTCCCGGACGCCGTCCGCTACGACAAACTCTCCTTCATCGATGCGCTCAAGCAGCGCCTCAACATTCTCGACTCAACCGCCTTTTCACTCTGTCTCGACAATGCCATTCCCATCCTCGTCTTTGATTTGAAGGGCGAGCACTCCATCCGCCGGGCCGTCACCGGAGAAGACATCGGAACCCTGGTTTCCTGA